AGGGGGTGGGTATTCTGATGGATCCCAACGGTTTGGCCATCGGCTCCCGAAAAATTACCCTCTCTACCGCTGGTGTGGCGCCACGCCTGGTACGGGTGGGGCACGACCTGGGGGTCAATCTGGCGATCTCTCTTCACTCTGTCAGGGATTCGGTGCGGGACCGGCTCGTCCCCCTCAATCAAAAATACAATCTGGCCGAGCTGAAACAGGCTGCCTGGAACTATCCCCTGAAGGGAGGGCGGCGGATCACCTGGGAATATCTGCTTCTGGATGGGGTGAACGATGGCGTGGAGGATGCCCGGGAGCTGGCGGATTATCTGGAAGGGATTCCCTCCAAAATCAACCTGATCGCCTTCAACCCCTGGCCCGGTAGCTCCTTTTCACCATCCCCCCCTGAGGCTGTCGAACGCTTTCAACAGGTGCTCTGGGATCGAAAACTGGTCACGGTGATGCGGGAGAGTCGGGGAGGGGATATCGCGGCGGCCTGTGGGCAGCTGCTGCCGGAAAAGGAAGCCTCGTAGAGGGAAAATCATCCCCCTTTCATTTTAAGATGGGTCATAAGGAGAAGGGCACAACTGAAAACAAAAAGGGGGATTCGGGTAGCGTATTTATTTACCCGAATCCCCCTTTTTATGGGAGCGTTGCGGTGTTGGGTGCTGTCAGCTTGATGCTTCCTCGGCGGCGTGGGCCTCATCTACCGATTTTTGCAGCGCCTCCCGATCGATCCACCAATCATCTCCCACCATATGTTCCAGGCCGGTCATCACCAGGGGAATGTAGTGGTCGGGGTCGTCCAGCTTGTTCAGCTTGACCCACTTGTCAAAGGCCGGTTTATTTTCCACCCCGGCGGTTTTGCACACCAGATCAAACATCTGCTGGGCTTGCCCCTGAGCCAGAGCCCGGTCGGGATGGTCGGGGGTGCGGTGTTTGGCGACCAGATGGGCCAGGGCTGCGATGGGGCCGGCCAGTTCATGCTTGGGCCCCAGGGTGTTGAGCAGATGAAAGAGGGCGATTACGGGCTCAGTCACCGGTGCCTGGGTTTTTAGACCCACCCAGACTCTTTGGGCCAGTGCTTTGTAAATTTCAACATTTTTAAACTTGGAGGAGAGGGCTTTCAGGATATTCAGCACTTCCTCCCAGTTGCCCTCCTTGCTGAGTTTGGTGACCGCCTCGCGTTTTTCCTTCCACTCTTTGCTGGCTTCAGCTTTGCGGGAGGTTTCGGAAGTGGCTTCGGATTCAAAGGCGGGGATGGCCTGTATTTTGATGGGTTTGATTAAACGGTCGTTACTGTTGGTGGTATCGTTCATGAATTTTCCTGAAAAAAAAATGAGTGGCATGAAGCCCGCTGGATGGGGCCTGAGCCGGGTCAGTAGATTCCCTTCCCATTCAGGAAGGAGCCAAATTTTTTATCTTCCGGCAGAATGTGGTCGATGATCCACTCTTTGAAAAAACGCGGAAAATCGATACCTGACCAATCTGCTTCCATCTGGAGTTGGACCTGAAAAGCGTGGATTCGTTCCAATAGCACTTCATGTTGTTGCCGATGGCTGGCAAGGGCCTCATAGCCATGACGTATCATGAGTTCTTCTTCATCATGGAAGTGGCACTTGGCAAACTCAATCAAAATTTTCAACGACTTGTGTACGCTTTGCTGGGGGGTTTCCGAGCGGTTTAAAACGGCGTGAATGGAGTCAGCCACCTGTAAAAGCTTGCGGTGCTGGGCGTCCATCACCTGGACGTTGATACTGAAAGCCTCCCGCCAGTGGAAAAGGGTCAGCCGTTTTTCGCTCTCCAGCAGGATGCCCATGCGCTTACGGAAGGCTTCGAACAGCTTGAGGCGAACGATGGGAATGGCTCGGACCACCTTGGCGGGAATCCGATAGACATCTGTTCGAGAGACCGCTCGGATACCGAACAGGCTGGGGGTATCGAAGACTGCCGTCTCCTCCCCGAAAAAATCCCGGGGGCCCAACATTTCGATGGACTCCTCCCCCAAGAATCGCTCCATCCGTCCCCTTTTGACCAGATAGAGAAAGTCCCGCTCCTCTCCAGCCGCCACCTCTTCCCCGGTCTGGTATTGGTGGAGGTGCATCGATTCGGCCACTTCGATCTGGGTGGTGTGGGAGAGTCCCTCACCAAAGAGTGACGTCTGCTCCAACAGATCCCGGGCTTCGTGGATTGCTTCAATTTTGCTGTAGAGGTCGTTGCGTTTGACGAACTCCAGATAGATCCGGAAGGGAAATTTGAGCACCTGGACAAAGCTGGCGGTGCGATAGGTCGCCGGGGAGGGGAGTTGATAGAGCCCGGTAAGATCCCCCAGGAGGGAGCCTGCTGACAGCACGCTTTTGAGGTTTTGCTTGGTTTGGATCCGCTCCACACTACCGGCCAGGATCAAAAAGATGGTTTTATTGACCTCATGTTCCTTGAGAATAATGGTCCCGGGATTCAGCTCCCCCAGTTCGCTGTTGAGCAAAATCCGGAAGTCGTGGCGCTTGGCTGTGGGAAAATAGGAGCGTAAAAATTCATAGGCGCTGCGGCGCAGGCTATCGGAACGATCCGGTATCAGGGTATCGGTGACCCCAAAGGGGGCACTGGAGCCGATCTCCTTTTCGGCATCGGTCAACTCCCGGGCAATGTGGGAAAGCAATATTTTTCCCGAGGCATCGTCCCGAAAATCTTCAGCCCGGCCATGAATCAACCCCCCACCGATATCGAGTTTTTTAAGATCAGCCGGGGTGAGATAGGCGCTGCGGACCGTTTCGAAAAAGGTCGCGCTGATGCCCGGCTCGGTGGGGGAGTCGGTGATCATCCGCTTGAGGACGTCAAAGGCGGAAATGTCGGCAAAGTGGGCATAGGTGGGATAGCCATTTTCCCAGAGAGTACGAAAGAGAAACAGGCTGGTTTCCACCGGGTGGGGAGAAAAAATCGGTTTGACCTCAAGCCCCTCAATCTGGTTCCAGCGCTCGAAGGTGAGATCTTGAATGTCGAAAAAATCCGCAAAGGCCTGGGTGTCGAGGGAGAGCAGGGCCGACCATTTTTTTTCCACCGAAGCCCGCACCAGGGGGGTGGCATAATATTTAATCCGGTGGCCCGCCCGCATGAGGGTGGCGATACCGGCAAAATGGTCGTCGTGGGCGTGGGTATGAAAAAGACCTTCGATTTCGCTGATGCCGATACCGAGCGCCGTTAAGCTATAGAGCAGGTTGGGGCCCGCATCAATCAGATAGATTTTACCCTGGAACATCAGGATGGAGGACATGGTGGGGCGGTCCACATCCCAGCCGTCTCCTTCGCCAGAGTGGATGATGCCGAAATATTCCCGCTTGATGCGTTGAAATCCCAGAGGATAGGCGGATTCATAGGCGTCGTTGGGGCCCAGATTGAGATCGACGCTAACCCGTTCATCATCATATTGAAATTCGAAGACATTGAGCCGCTTACGTTGGATGAAGGCCCCGTTTTGAATTTCCACAGGGGAATCTTCAACGATGCGGGCTTCCAGGAGTTCCTGGAAGGGGCGGATGTTGCCAAAGGCAAACCAGCGCTTGATGCGCATCATCCATTCCGCATCTTCCGGCGGGGTGCCGGTTTCCAAAATTTCATCTTCGGAGATGAGACCATAATTGCCCCGAAAGATGGTCTGCATCTGGCTTTTAACCTGCTCCCCACGACCGATGAGCAGGGGTTTGGCACCGGTATTATTGGGATGGTTGGGGAGAATCATGCCCTGTTTATAGAGCATCTGCATCACCGGGAATTCCGCCAGATTGGCGATGTGCCCATTTTGTATCACCAAGTCGGAGAGTAAAATGGCACTGGGGCCGGTTTCGTAAGGCACCCCTTTGGTTTCCATGGTGACGATGAGTCCCCGTTTCATGAGATGCTTGACGCTGTCGGCAGGGCAGCCGCAGAGGACTTTCAGCCCAGCCTGGGGAATTTCAACCCAGTAGACCCCTTTGCAGATTTGGATTTTGGTGATTTGGGACATGGTCTCAACCTGGGCTCATCCATCTTCTCCCGATCCTCTCCCGGGAGGGTGGATTTTGAATCTCCGGTTCATTGGAAATCATCCGGAAATTTAGGCAAATGGTCGGCTTTGTTCGCGGTCAATGCTGATAAGACCGATAAATCGTACCACAGCAGAGCTCTTCCGGAGAGACAAAAACGTTAGAGAAAGGTTTGAACGGATAAAAAGCGACCGATTGCCGGGGAGTTCCAAGAGAACGCTTTACGGCAAGCTCACGAAGCAAACCACTATTTTGGTAATGCCTTGGGAAAAAGTAAAGCGAGCCTGTTGGGTGGGGAGGGGGGAGAGGGAGGGGAAAAAAAAGGGTGTTGGCCTATTGGAAGC
The Magnetococcales bacterium DNA segment above includes these coding regions:
- a CDS encoding bacteriohemerythrin, which gives rise to MSQITKIQICKGVYWVEIPQAGLKVLCGCPADSVKHLMKRGLIVTMETKGVPYETGPSAILLSDLVIQNGHIANLAEFPVMQMLYKQGMILPNHPNNTGAKPLLIGRGEQVKSQMQTIFRGNYGLISEDEILETGTPPEDAEWMMRIKRWFAFGNIRPFQELLEARIVEDSPVEIQNGAFIQRKRLNVFEFQYDDERVSVDLNLGPNDAYESAYPLGFQRIKREYFGIIHSGEGDGWDVDRPTMSSILMFQGKIYLIDAGPNLLYSLTALGIGISEIEGLFHTHAHDDHFAGIATLMRAGHRIKYYATPLVRASVEKKWSALLSLDTQAFADFFDIQDLTFERWNQIEGLEVKPIFSPHPVETSLFLFRTLWENGYPTYAHFADISAFDVLKRMITDSPTEPGISATFFETVRSAYLTPADLKKLDIGGGLIHGRAEDFRDDASGKILLSHIARELTDAEKEIGSSAPFGVTDTLIPDRSDSLRRSAYEFLRSYFPTAKRHDFRILLNSELGELNPGTIILKEHEVNKTIFLILAGSVERIQTKQNLKSVLSAGSLLGDLTGLYQLPSPATYRTASFVQVLKFPFRIYLEFVKRNDLYSKIEAIHEARDLLEQTSLFGEGLSHTTQIEVAESMHLHQYQTGEEVAAGEERDFLYLVKRGRMERFLGEESIEMLGPRDFFGEETAVFDTPSLFGIRAVSRTDVYRIPAKVVRAIPIVRLKLFEAFRKRMGILLESEKRLTLFHWREAFSINVQVMDAQHRKLLQVADSIHAVLNRSETPQQSVHKSLKILIEFAKCHFHDEEELMIRHGYEALASHRQQHEVLLERIHAFQVQLQMEADWSGIDFPRFFKEWIIDHILPEDKKFGSFLNGKGIY